A single Nostoc sp. PCC 7107 DNA region contains:
- the hisC gene encoding histidinol-phosphate transaminase: protein MTNFFRANVDAMASYVPGEQPKRGTKVIKLNSNENPYPPSPNALAALQKIDGEWLRRYPEPFGDQFRHAASQVLGVPSDWIIVGNGSDEILNVVMRACTEPGRKVVYPTPTYVLYRTLTEMQSADIIEIPYTEDYKLPVAELIAADGAVTFIASPNSPSGHVVPSPDLEKLASHLSGVLVIDEAYIDFAEGDALALVKEYENVIIIRTLSKGYSLAGLRLGFGIAQPKLLQGLFKVKDSYNIDAIACTVATAAITDQAYKNACVAKIKASRTQLTREFQQLGFLVWESHTNFLLVQPPQQNAEYLYQKLKEQQILIRYFPHPGLLDKLRITIGTDEQNQILVNAIKALISTRI from the coding sequence ATGACCAATTTCTTCCGCGCCAATGTTGATGCAATGGCTAGTTACGTTCCTGGTGAACAGCCAAAACGCGGTACTAAAGTCATTAAACTCAATAGTAACGAAAATCCTTACCCTCCCTCACCTAATGCTTTAGCCGCACTACAAAAAATTGACGGTGAGTGGTTGCGGCGTTACCCTGAACCATTTGGCGACCAGTTTCGCCACGCGGCTAGTCAGGTTTTAGGAGTACCCAGTGATTGGATTATTGTTGGTAATGGCAGTGATGAAATTTTAAATGTCGTCATGCGAGCCTGTACGGAACCGGGACGCAAAGTTGTTTATCCGACACCGACTTATGTTTTATATCGTACCCTGACGGAAATGCAGTCGGCAGATATTATCGAAATTCCTTACACGGAAGACTACAAATTACCAGTCGCAGAGTTAATTGCTGCTGATGGTGCTGTAACATTTATTGCTTCGCCTAACAGTCCTTCTGGTCATGTTGTCCCTAGCCCAGATTTAGAAAAACTCGCCAGTCATTTATCTGGGGTGTTAGTCATTGATGAAGCATATATAGATTTTGCCGAAGGCGATGCCTTAGCTTTGGTCAAAGAATATGAGAATGTGATAATTATTCGCACCTTATCTAAAGGTTATTCATTAGCGGGTTTGCGCTTGGGTTTTGGTATTGCTCAACCCAAACTATTGCAGGGATTATTTAAGGTCAAGGATAGTTATAACATTGATGCGATCGCCTGTACAGTTGCCACAGCCGCCATCACCGACCAAGCTTATAAAAATGCTTGTGTAGCCAAAATTAAAGCATCTCGCACCCAACTCACCAGAGAATTTCAACAATTAGGCTTTCTGGTTTGGGAGTCTCACACCAACTTTTTACTCGTCCAGCCACCCCAACAAAACGCCGAGTATCTCTATCAAAAACTCAAAGAACAACAAATTCTCATCCGCTACTTTCCCCACCCTGGACTACTAGATAAACTCCGCATCACCATTGGTACAGATGAACAAAATCAAATATTGGTCAATGCCATTAAGGCATTAATTTCAACAAGAATTTAG
- a CDS encoding FAD-dependent oxidoreductase: MTHQIYTTDILVVGGGTGGTAAAIQAARRGIKTLLVSEFAWLGGMLTAAGVSAPDGNELVAWQTGLWGAFLQELRHRQPGGLDNSWVSFFSYNPAVGAEIFADWVKELANLQWISGQVPLEVLQQGNCITGVRFADFTVQAKVILDGTELGDLLALAEIPCRWGWELQSEWGEPSAPVSCNALTEKYPVQSPTWVVIMQDFGDAVAPEIPAAPNYNPGLFDGAWENYGAEKFLNYGRLPGDRFMINWPIKGNDYGEGVGRLVESEASKAEFIQECRWQSQNFAHFIQNQLGRRYGLAEKIFPWAETAFALHPYYRESLRLVGLTTILEQDILPVPGGKVASLFPDAVAIGNYANDHHYPGFDLPLQPKSIRWGGRWTGTPFTIPYHCLVPATTDGLLVCEKNISVSHIANGATRLQPVVMGIGQAAGMAAAMCVELGVQPRDLPVRVLQEALLQDKQAPAAIAPLFNLDFSPHHPQWLSTQLYYLDNPQNYPVSGNCPRISSVDKVVIPDGECFTGIFQRIDQQNYKLLITEPTAEQGKTWQLVTLRSHIDEQLQIAVHEQLITVWGRPNHSGNWLLVDKLEG, encoded by the coding sequence ATGACTCATCAAATATATACAACTGATATCTTAGTTGTAGGCGGGGGAACTGGGGGAACGGCGGCGGCGATTCAAGCAGCCAGAAGGGGTATTAAAACGCTTTTGGTGAGTGAGTTTGCTTGGCTGGGGGGAATGCTGACTGCTGCTGGAGTGTCTGCACCAGATGGGAATGAGTTAGTTGCTTGGCAAACTGGGTTATGGGGTGCGTTTTTACAAGAGTTACGACATCGCCAACCAGGAGGATTAGATAATAGTTGGGTGAGTTTTTTTAGTTACAATCCGGCTGTGGGGGCGGAGATTTTTGCAGATTGGGTGAAAGAGTTGGCAAATCTGCAATGGATTTCTGGACAGGTACCATTGGAAGTTTTACAACAGGGAAATTGTATTACTGGTGTACGGTTTGCTGATTTTACTGTGCAAGCCAAGGTGATTCTTGATGGTACAGAGTTAGGCGATTTATTGGCGTTGGCGGAAATTCCTTGCCGTTGGGGTTGGGAGTTACAAAGTGAATGGGGAGAACCCAGCGCCCCAGTTAGTTGTAATGCGCTGACAGAGAAATATCCAGTACAGTCCCCAACTTGGGTAGTAATTATGCAAGATTTTGGTGATGCCGTTGCACCAGAAATTCCGGCTGCGCCTAATTATAATCCAGGGTTATTTGATGGTGCTTGGGAAAATTATGGTGCGGAGAAGTTTTTGAATTATGGACGCTTGCCAGGCGATCGCTTTATGATTAACTGGCCCATCAAAGGGAATGACTACGGTGAAGGTGTCGGGCGTTTGGTAGAGTCAGAAGCATCTAAAGCTGAGTTTATCCAAGAATGTCGCTGGCAAAGTCAAAATTTCGCTCATTTTATCCAAAATCAGCTAGGTCGCCGCTATGGTTTGGCAGAGAAAATTTTCCCTTGGGCTGAGACAGCTTTTGCCTTACATCCCTATTACCGTGAAAGTCTCCGTTTAGTAGGACTCACAACAATTCTGGAACAAGATATTTTACCTGTGCCTGGAGGTAAAGTTGCATCTCTGTTTCCAGATGCAGTGGCTATTGGTAACTACGCCAACGACCATCATTATCCAGGCTTTGATTTACCGCTGCAACCTAAATCTATTCGCTGGGGGGGACGCTGGACGGGAACGCCGTTTACTATTCCTTATCATTGTTTAGTTCCGGCAACTACAGACGGTTTATTAGTGTGTGAAAAAAATATTTCTGTGTCTCACATAGCTAATGGTGCAACAAGATTACAACCTGTAGTGATGGGTATCGGTCAAGCGGCTGGGATGGCTGCTGCTATGTGCGTGGAGTTGGGTGTACAACCGCGAGATTTACCAGTTAGGGTTTTACAAGAAGCATTATTACAAGATAAACAAGCACCTGCGGCGATCGCACCTTTATTTAATCTAGATTTTTCCCCTCATCATCCACAATGGTTGTCCACGCAACTCTATTATTTAGATAATCCTCAAAATTATCCTGTAAGCGGTAATTGCCCTCGGATATCTTCAGTTGATAAAGTAGTAATACCAGATGGTGAATGTTTTACAGGCATTTTCCAACGTATAGATCAGCAAAATTACAAACTTTTAATTACTGAACCAACTGCTGAACAAGGAAAAACTTGGCAACTAGTAACTTTGCGATCGCACATAGATGAACAGCTACAAATTGCTGTACATGAACAATTGATTACTGTGTGGGGAAGGCCAAATCACTCTGGTAATTGGTTATTAGTTGATAAATTAGAAGGGTAA
- a CDS encoding CHAT domain-containing protein, producing MAITGGNTAQLKQTKPADTTTAAADEAYKKAKQLYEQGTAASLTQAIKLFEQALSVYLKVGDRQSQAFTVAHLGKIYSDLGQQPKALDYLNQALVLRRQIGDQKGETITLNNIGNVYSNIGELPKALEYFQQALLLKQKMGDKAGEAITINNIGNVYLDLGEQQKALDYFEQSLALRRQVADKPGEARTLNNIGKVYSDLGEQQKALEYFQQSLPLYQQTKDKSSESSTFNNIGTIYLMTGEQEKALNYFEKSLVLRREVGDKLGEARTINNIGRVYLDSKDKQKALNYFQQSLPLFQAVENKLGIAANLSNIGYIYLGSGEQQKALDYFQQSLPLYKQVGNRDGEALALYNIATVQRNLGNLNAALTQIKTVISIVEDQRTKIHSQELRTSYFATVQNYYQFYIDLLMQLHKQQPSRGYDALALQTSERARARSLLELLSEANADIRQGVEPKLISQQQNLQKQLDNLEKRRIQILSDNPTEAQVQTLETESETLLEQYQQIQAKIRATSPNYAALTQPQPLSLTEIQQQVLDDDTLLLEYSLGEKRSYLWLVSNKNITSYELPKRADIEAAVQNFRQAITSPYLKPSSSINALSQLILSPVAAQLKNKRLVIVSDGALQYVPFTALTTPNVKETSNYEPLLLNHEIITLPSASTVAILRREHKQRQPAAKTLVVLADPIFSRDDERLQGKSQTSTLVASENNLNSLALTRAARDADISFERLSFTREEAAQILALVPANKAKQAVDFTASRTTATSNELSQYSIVHFATHGIINSKHPELSGIVLSLFDQSGKPQNGFLRLHDVFNLKLQAELVVLSACQTGLGEEVKGEGLVGLTRGFMYAGSPRVVVSLWSVDDQATSELMKTFYEKMLKTKLKPAAALRAAQIEIWRTQKYTAPYYWAAFTLQGEWK from the coding sequence GTGGCAATAACTGGAGGAAATACTGCCCAGTTGAAACAGACAAAGCCAGCAGATACAACTACTGCTGCTGCTGATGAAGCTTATAAAAAAGCCAAGCAACTATATGAGCAAGGCACAGCAGCATCTTTGACACAGGCAATTAAACTTTTTGAACAAGCGCTTTCAGTGTATCTTAAAGTAGGCGATCGCCAATCACAAGCCTTTACTGTTGCTCACCTTGGCAAAATTTACTCAGATTTAGGACAACAGCCAAAAGCACTAGATTATTTAAATCAAGCCTTAGTCCTCCGGCGACAAATTGGAGATCAAAAAGGCGAAACTATCACCCTCAACAACATTGGTAATGTCTACTCAAATATCGGCGAACTACCAAAAGCACTAGAGTATTTTCAACAAGCTTTATTACTCAAACAAAAAATGGGAGATAAAGCCGGAGAAGCGATAACTATTAACAACATAGGTAATGTCTACTTAGATTTAGGTGAACAGCAAAAAGCCCTAGATTATTTTGAACAATCTCTTGCTCTCAGGCGACAGGTAGCAGACAAACCAGGTGAAGCTCGCACTCTTAACAACATTGGCAAAGTCTACTCCGATTTAGGAGAACAACAAAAAGCCTTAGAGTATTTCCAGCAATCCTTGCCTTTATATCAACAAACAAAAGACAAGTCATCAGAATCTAGTACCTTCAACAACATTGGTACGATTTACTTAATGACTGGAGAACAAGAAAAGGCGCTGAATTATTTTGAAAAATCCCTGGTTCTCAGGCGAGAGGTGGGAGACAAATTAGGCGAAGCTCGGACTATTAACAATATTGGCAGAGTTTACTTAGATTCAAAAGACAAACAAAAAGCCCTAAATTATTTCCAGCAATCCTTACCTTTATTTCAAGCTGTAGAAAATAAATTAGGGATAGCAGCTAACCTCAGCAACATTGGCTATATCTATTTAGGCTCAGGAGAACAGCAAAAAGCCCTAGATTATTTTCAGCAATCTCTGCCTTTATATAAACAGGTAGGAAATAGAGACGGAGAAGCTCTGGCTTTGTATAACATCGCCACCGTGCAACGCAATTTGGGAAATCTGAACGCAGCCCTAACTCAAATTAAAACAGTCATCAGCATTGTTGAAGACCAGCGTACCAAAATTCATTCTCAAGAACTGCGTACTTCTTATTTTGCGACAGTCCAAAACTATTATCAGTTCTACATTGATTTGCTTATGCAGTTGCACAAACAGCAACCATCCAGAGGATATGACGCTTTAGCACTGCAAACCAGTGAACGCGCTCGCGCCCGCAGTCTTTTAGAACTCCTGAGTGAAGCTAACGCTGATATTCGCCAAGGTGTAGAACCAAAGTTAATTTCTCAACAACAAAACTTGCAAAAACAACTTGATAATTTAGAAAAACGTCGCATCCAAATATTAAGTGATAATCCTACTGAAGCGCAAGTACAAACTTTAGAAACAGAAAGCGAAACACTTTTAGAACAATATCAACAAATTCAAGCCAAGATTCGCGCCACTAGTCCTAATTATGCTGCATTAACTCAACCACAACCCCTTTCACTAACAGAAATTCAGCAGCAAGTACTAGATGATGACACCCTACTTTTAGAATATTCATTGGGGGAAAAACGCAGTTATCTTTGGCTAGTTAGCAATAAAAACATTACTAGTTATGAACTTCCTAAACGCGCAGATATTGAAGCGGCTGTACAAAATTTCCGTCAAGCCATAACCAGCCCATATCTAAAACCTAGCTCATCTATTAATGCTCTATCTCAGTTAATACTTTCACCAGTAGCCGCGCAACTGAAAAATAAACGTTTAGTAATTGTCAGCGATGGTGCTTTACAGTATGTCCCATTTACGGCTCTGACTACACCTAATGTTAAAGAAACCAGCAACTATGAACCATTACTGCTGAACCACGAAATTATTACTTTACCCTCAGCGTCTACAGTAGCCATCCTCCGACGGGAACACAAACAACGTCAACCTGCTGCTAAAACCTTGGTTGTATTGGCAGATCCCATCTTTAGCCGAGATGATGAACGTCTCCAAGGTAAAAGCCAAACGTCTACCCTAGTTGCTTCCGAAAATAATTTAAACAGTCTGGCTTTAACCAGGGCGGCTAGAGACGCAGACATCAGTTTTGAGCGTTTAAGTTTTACACGCGAAGAAGCAGCACAAATATTAGCTCTGGTTCCCGCTAACAAAGCCAAACAAGCAGTTGATTTTACTGCTAGTCGTACCACCGCCACTAGTAACGAGTTGAGCCAATATAGCATTGTGCATTTTGCCACACATGGCATTATTAACAGCAAACATCCAGAACTATCAGGCATTGTATTGTCATTATTTGATCAGTCGGGAAAACCTCAAAATGGCTTTTTGCGTCTGCACGATGTTTTCAACCTCAAACTGCAAGCAGAATTAGTCGTACTCAGTGCTTGTCAAACCGGACTAGGTGAAGAAGTCAAAGGAGAAGGATTAGTAGGATTAACTAGAGGGTTTATGTATGCTGGGAGTCCACGCGTTGTAGTCAGTTTGTGGAGTGTAGATGACCAAGCAACATCAGAATTGATGAAAACATTCTACGAGAAAATGCTCAAAACAAAATTAAAACCTGCCGCTGCATTGCGAGCAGCACAAATAGAAATTTGGCGCACTCAAAAATATACCGCACCTTATTATTGGGCAGCTTTCACTTTACAAGGGGAGTGGAAGTAA
- the gatB gene encoding Asp-tRNA(Asn)/Glu-tRNA(Gln) amidotransferase subunit GatB gives MTSATPVKTEYEAIIGLETHCQLSTNTKIFSSSSTAFGADPNTNIDPVCMGLPGVLPVLNEKVLEYAVKAGLALNCQIAKYSKFDRKQYFYPDLPKNYQISQYDLPIAEHGWIEIELVDADGNPVRKRIGITRLHMEEDAGKLVHAGSVGGASRNETRLSGSSYSLVDYNRAGVPLVEIVSEPDIRSGQEAAEYAQELRRIMRYLGVSDGNMQEGSLRCDVNISVRPIGQEKFGTKVEIKNMNSFNAIQRAIEYEIERQIAAVEAGEPIIQETRLWEEGAQRTISMRVKEGSSDYRYFPEPDLAPIEVTYTQLENWRSELPELPAQKRYRYETELGLSTYDARVLTEEHIVSEYFEAAIASGANPKAAANWITQDIAAYLNKQKLNINDIALTPANLAEIITRIETGKISNAQAKEKLPDLLQGVTPEKAFAGQELITDPSILEPIVDEVIAANPKELEKYRNGNTNLKGFFVGQVLKKTSKRADPKLTNELVEKKLNA, from the coding sequence ATGACTTCTGCTACTCCAGTCAAAACTGAGTACGAAGCGATTATTGGTCTAGAAACCCATTGTCAGCTAAGTACGAATACAAAAATTTTCTCTAGTAGCTCTACGGCGTTCGGTGCTGATCCAAATACTAACATTGACCCCGTGTGTATGGGATTACCTGGAGTTTTACCCGTACTCAACGAAAAAGTTCTAGAGTATGCAGTGAAAGCCGGTTTAGCATTGAATTGCCAAATCGCCAAATATAGCAAATTTGACCGTAAACAGTATTTTTATCCTGATTTACCGAAAAATTACCAAATTTCTCAATATGATTTACCGATCGCAGAACATGGTTGGATCGAAATTGAGTTGGTAGATGCTGATGGTAATCCTGTCCGCAAACGGATTGGGATTACTCGCTTGCACATGGAAGAAGATGCAGGGAAGTTGGTACACGCGGGAAGCGTTGGCGGAGCCTCTCGGAACGAGACTCGCCTGTCTGGTTCGAGCTATTCTTTAGTAGACTACAACCGTGCAGGTGTACCGCTAGTAGAAATTGTCTCGGAACCTGATATTCGTTCTGGACAAGAAGCTGCGGAATACGCCCAAGAACTACGCCGGATTATGCGTTATCTCGGTGTGAGTGACGGAAATATGCAGGAAGGATCGTTGCGTTGTGATGTTAACATCTCCGTCCGTCCCATCGGACAAGAGAAATTTGGCACGAAGGTAGAAATTAAAAATATGAACTCCTTCAACGCCATTCAACGAGCCATTGAATACGAAATTGAACGCCAAATCGCCGCTGTTGAAGCCGGAGAACCTATTATTCAAGAAACCCGGTTATGGGAAGAAGGCGCACAACGCACAATTAGTATGCGGGTTAAGGAAGGTTCTAGCGATTACCGCTACTTCCCCGAACCAGACTTAGCCCCCATTGAGGTAACCTATACTCAATTAGAGAACTGGCGCAGCGAACTACCAGAACTCCCCGCCCAAAAGCGTTATCGTTATGAGACTGAATTGGGACTTTCAACCTATGATGCGCGAGTCTTGACAGAAGAGCATATCGTATCAGAATATTTTGAAGCAGCGATCGCATCTGGCGCAAATCCCAAAGCAGCTGCAAACTGGATTACTCAAGATATCGCCGCATATCTCAACAAGCAAAAACTCAATATTAATGATATTGCTTTAACCCCTGCTAACTTGGCTGAAATAATTACCCGCATTGAAACTGGGAAAATTAGCAACGCCCAAGCTAAAGAAAAATTGCCAGATTTACTCCAAGGTGTGACTCCAGAAAAAGCTTTTGCCGGCCAAGAACTCATCACTGACCCCAGTATCCTAGAACCAATTGTCGATGAAGTGATTGCCGCTAACCCCAAAGAACTAGAAAAATACCGTAACGGTAACACCAATCTCAAAGGCTTCTTTGTCGGGCAAGTGCTGAAAAAGACCAGCAAACGTGCTGATCCGAAGTTAACTAATGAACTGGTGGAAAAAAAGCTGAATGCCTAG
- a CDS encoding cupin domain-containing protein yields the protein MIISPDNIPSRTTSIYPEKFQHLVAGRVKKALGNAAGLKNYGVNLVTLAPGSCSALRHWHTRQDEFIYIIEGEATLVTNAGEQILTPGMMAGFPAGEENGHQLVNRSETIVIYLEIGDRTPDDEAYYPDDDLIAKAGVNGERIFTQKDGTLYES from the coding sequence ATGATTATTAGTCCAGATAATATTCCCAGCCGCACAACTTCAATTTACCCAGAGAAATTTCAACATCTCGTTGCGGGGAGAGTTAAAAAAGCGTTAGGTAATGCCGCCGGATTAAAAAATTATGGGGTAAATTTAGTCACCCTAGCACCTGGAAGTTGTTCGGCTTTAAGACATTGGCATACTCGGCAAGATGAGTTTATTTATATTATTGAAGGTGAAGCAACCTTGGTTACTAACGCCGGAGAGCAAATTCTCACACCAGGAATGATGGCGGGTTTTCCCGCTGGCGAAGAAAACGGACATCAACTAGTCAATCGCTCTGAGACAATAGTAATTTATTTAGAAATTGGGGATAGAACACCGGATGATGAAGCTTACTATCCAGACGATGATTTAATTGCCAAAGCAGGTGTAAATGGTGAGCGAATTTTTACGCAAAAAGATGGAACTCTATATGAGAGTTGA
- a CDS encoding pentapeptide repeat-containing protein has product MKSPILATIIFVAAIGVSSTAQAANSEHLRQLLATKECQNCDLTGAGLVLADLSGANLSGANLTGANLSRANLTGADLRGANLSGAGLFGANLTEAKFNGANLAGADLRNTYLGNAEFTKAYLQGVNFQGAIGIPLQVATPEEFYAWGIAEGQKGNHQQAISYFNQAIAAKPEYAGAYLARGIAKYQLFDRQGAFADAQIADKLFTTQQNGTGTQTAQAFIKELQTPYKENVTTGKASFFDFVSGIGSVLLQFLPF; this is encoded by the coding sequence ATGAAAAGCCCAATTTTAGCCACAATTATATTTGTCGCCGCCATCGGTGTTAGCTCAACTGCCCAAGCAGCTAATTCAGAACATCTGAGACAGTTATTAGCCACCAAAGAATGTCAGAACTGCGATTTGACTGGTGCAGGGTTAGTTTTAGCTGATTTATCTGGGGCGAATTTGAGTGGTGCAAATCTCACAGGTGCAAATCTCAGCCGTGCTAATTTAACGGGTGCTGATTTACGAGGTGCAAACTTAAGTGGTGCAGGATTATTTGGCGCTAACTTAACAGAGGCGAAATTTAACGGGGCGAATCTTGCCGGTGCAGATTTAAGAAACACTTATTTAGGTAATGCAGAATTTACCAAGGCTTACCTACAAGGAGTTAACTTTCAAGGTGCTATTGGTATCCCATTACAAGTCGCTACACCAGAAGAGTTTTATGCTTGGGGAATAGCAGAAGGGCAGAAAGGCAATCATCAACAAGCAATTAGTTACTTTAATCAAGCTATCGCCGCTAAACCAGAATACGCAGGCGCTTACTTAGCTCGTGGTATTGCTAAATACCAATTATTTGACCGTCAAGGTGCTTTTGCAGATGCCCAAATAGCTGACAAGCTATTTACTACCCAACAAAACGGCACTGGAACCCAAACAGCCCAGGCTTTTATAAAAGAATTGCAAACACCGTACAAAGAAAATGTTACTACAGGCAAAGCAAGTTTCTTCGACTTTGTAAGTGGTATTGGCTCAGTTCTGCTTCAGTTCTTACCCTTCTAA
- a CDS encoding type II toxin-antitoxin system ParD family antitoxin, whose translation MPNVEKISVALTPEMAALVRNAVESGEYATSSEVIREALREWKQKRLLQLQNLEKPIAESKLDLTAEEKLAKLNKLFGAWKNQPDLTEIFAEIDQQRHTYQGRSIDSIDNRDND comes from the coding sequence ATGCCTAACGTCGAAAAAATTAGCGTAGCTCTGACTCCAGAAATGGCAGCTTTGGTTCGTAATGCTGTAGAGTCAGGGGAATATGCAACTAGCAGTGAGGTAATTCGTGAAGCACTGCGCGAGTGGAAGCAAAAACGCTTACTTCAGTTGCAAAATCTTGAAAAGCCAATAGCTGAATCAAAATTAGATTTAACAGCAGAAGAGAAATTAGCTAAATTAAATAAATTATTTGGAGCGTGGAAAAATCAACCAGACTTAACAGAAATATTTGCAGAAATTGACCAGCAACGCCATACTTATCAAGGTAGAAGCATAGACTCAATTGATAATCGGGATAACGACTAG
- a CDS encoding trans-aconitate 2-methyltransferase gives MSEWYKEDLAFIHDDGFRDYALKSAPGILEIFNKNRINSGLVVDLGCGSGLWANELVKFNYQVLGVDISESMIAIAQKRVPQAKFYLGSVFKIAIPPCHAVTSISECLSYLFDADNNRQNLIQLFQRIYQALTPGGVFIFDIVEAGQIAVGNKTKNFTEGKNWLVLVEKEELRSQNILTRRIITFRQVGEYYRRDEEIHYMQLYRATQIATDLRKIGFRVQTTRNYGSFYLPKGNAAFIARKPFPD, from the coding sequence ATGAGTGAATGGTACAAAGAAGACCTCGCCTTTATCCATGATGATGGTTTTCGGGATTATGCGCTCAAATCAGCCCCAGGTATTCTGGAAATTTTCAATAAAAACAGAATTAACTCAGGTTTAGTAGTGGACTTGGGTTGTGGAAGTGGATTATGGGCAAACGAACTCGTCAAGTTTAATTATCAGGTATTAGGCGTTGATATTTCCGAGTCGATGATTGCGATCGCTCAAAAAAGAGTACCCCAGGCAAAATTTTATCTTGGTTCAGTCTTTAAAATTGCCATTCCCCCATGTCATGCGGTCACTTCCATTAGTGAATGCTTGAGTTACTTATTTGATGCTGACAACAACCGCCAAAACCTGATTCAGCTATTCCAGCGCATATATCAAGCATTAACCCCTGGTGGTGTGTTTATCTTCGATATTGTGGAAGCAGGACAAATTGCAGTCGGAAATAAAACTAAAAATTTTACCGAAGGCAAAAATTGGCTGGTATTAGTTGAAAAAGAAGAACTGCGATCGCAAAACATTTTAACCCGCCGCATCATCACTTTTCGCCAAGTCGGAGAATACTACAGACGGGATGAAGAAATACATTATATGCAATTATACCGAGCCACCCAAATAGCCACAGACTTACGCAAAATCGGCTTTCGTGTACAAACAACTCGCAATTATGGTAGTTTTTATTTACCAAAAGGAAATGCGGCATTTATAGCACGTAAACCCTTTCCTGATTAA
- a CDS encoding GNAT family N-acetyltransferase, protein MTYKFIDTLTEKQIYQLVELYKNEFWSKQRTYQDVAKMLQSSDIILGLIDNNEQLIGFTRVLTDFVYRAIIYDVIIKPDYRKKGLGAKLMDAIVHHPQLHQVEQIALYCLPEMMPFYQRWDFTSEVGNLKLMYRYHQSYKDKIHDY, encoded by the coding sequence ATGACTTACAAATTTATTGACACCCTCACAGAAAAGCAAATTTATCAATTAGTAGAGTTATATAAAAACGAATTCTGGAGCAAACAGCGTACATATCAAGATGTTGCTAAAATGCTACAATCTTCAGATATTATTTTAGGCTTGATAGATAATAATGAACAATTAATTGGGTTTACTCGCGTTCTCACAGACTTTGTGTATCGAGCAATTATTTACGATGTCATAATTAAACCAGACTATAGAAAAAAGGGGCTTGGTGCTAAGTTAATGGATGCAATTGTGCATCATCCCCAATTACATCAAGTCGAACAAATTGCGCTTTACTGTTTGCCAGAAATGATGCCATTTTATCAGCGTTGGGACTTTACCTCAGAAGTTGGCAATCTTAAATTGATGTATCGATATCACCAATCATATAAGGATAAAATACATGATTATTAG
- a CDS encoding type II toxin-antitoxin system VapC family toxin, with the protein MYLLDTNICIALLKADTQAVKKFNFYFGQCYLSTIIVAELYKGVYYSQQVAKNLEDLQQFIDLLPIEPFDINAACEFGKIQSELKKIGKLTGEVDALVAAVARSRNDIVVTNNIKDFVNIPNLQLENWLNN; encoded by the coding sequence GTGTATCTGTTAGACACTAATATTTGCATTGCGCTGCTCAAAGCAGATACCCAAGCAGTAAAAAAATTTAATTTCTATTTTGGTCAATGTTATCTATCCACAATTATAGTTGCAGAACTTTATAAAGGTGTTTACTATTCTCAACAAGTAGCCAAGAATCTAGAAGATTTACAGCAGTTCATTGACCTATTACCAATAGAACCATTTGATATAAATGCAGCTTGTGAATTTGGCAAGATTCAAAGTGAGCTCAAAAAGATTGGTAAACTAACTGGCGAAGTCGATGCTTTAGTTGCTGCTGTTGCTCGTTCTCGTAATGATATTGTTGTAACTAATAACATCAAAGATTTTGTTAATATTCCCAACTTACAGTTAGAGAATTGGTTAAACAATTAG